Proteins from a genomic interval of Phlebotomus papatasi isolate M1 chromosome 3, Ppap_2.1, whole genome shotgun sequence:
- the LOC129808224 gene encoding uncharacterized protein LOC129808224 has product MEKAAELEKMRAARKVAPDGGWGWVATFGVSLVNLATRSIEPSFGLLFGDLLRDLEVGTTGAAIIMSALDVMMNFSGLFVGPLLKEFSYRKVAIAGSLLCTLGLALTSLASSMPHILATYSVINGIGVGLATSAAFVALNHYFKKRRGQAVGLSMAGTALGMLIMPQLVRILLETFGFRGAVLLLSGLALHSVVGATLLQPAKWHLKEEEVDIEMVPLPEAVKPIQPIQEDDEDEMPEITTLLYDNKRFPAQDVGVGEERVRKHSRLGVVNGMKKNFSELAMSTTLGTGNGMVKRPTFPRIMSNAEMNMEIRKRKESVISNLSHLDFSGSYLQIHVNTGDDDNEDIDYEVIRRVKTHAGMSSFNSFTKPTKVGSINTIQSEIGLQMLKPKKQSFWKRFSSIMDLDILRDRIYLNILFGLSIFYVAEMNFKMVTPFFLANLGYPKADVAFCLSITAITDILARVILPPICDRLVIPKRHVFMVAIFFVGITRSIIAEQTGWTQLIVWLSISGFFRGAALSNFTLTVSEYCTLEKLPAAFGWHMVGKAIFVVALGPLIGVIRDITGSYPICIHAQTFCIMMCCTAWTIELIWKYFSQKMATVPEK; this is encoded by the exons ATGGAAAAGGCAGCAGAGCTGGAGAAGATGCGAGCCGCCCGAAAAGTCGCCCCAGACGGAGGATGGGGCTGGGTGGCGACTTTCGGAGTCAGTCTCGTCAAT TTGGCCACAAGATCAATTGAACCTTCTTTTGGTCTACTATTTGGTGATCTTCTGAGGGATCTAGAAGTAGGCACAACTGGAGCTGCCATCATTATGAGTGCTCTCGATGTCATGATGAACTTTTCCGGACTTTTCGTAGGACCTCTGCTTAAGGAGTTCTCCTACAGAAAAGTTGCGATAGCAGGATCTCTTCTCTGCACCCTGGGGCTTGCTCTAACATCCCTCGCCTCCAGTATGCCTCACATTTTGGCCACATATAGTGTAATAAATG GAATTGGCGTTGGTTTGGCAACATCGGCAGCCTTTGTGGCCCTCAATCATTACTTCAAGAAGCGTCGAGGACAAGCTGTGGGTCTGTCAATGGCCGGCACTGCCCTCGGGATGCTGATAATGCCTCAGCTAGTGAGAATTCTCTTGGAAACATTTGGGTTCCGAGGAGCTGTGTTACTTCTGAGTGGCCTAGCACTTCATTCAGTGGTCGGAGCAACATTGCTACAGCCAGCAAAGTGGCATCTTAAGGAGGAAGAGGTGGACATTGAGATGGTACCCCTTCCCGAGGCTGTTAAACCTATTCAGCCCATTCAGGAGGACGACGAGGATGAGATGCCAGAGATTACGACTCTCCTGTACGACAACAAGCGTTTTCCAGCGCAAGATGTTGGAGTTGGAGAGGAGCGAGTGAGGAAGCATAGTCGGCTAGGAGTAGTTAATGGGATGAAGAAGAACTTCTCAGAACTGGCCATGAGCACAACATTGGGCACTGGAAATGGCATGGTGAAGAGACCTACTTTTCCCAGGATCATGTCCAATGCGGAGATGAATATGGAGATACGCAAGAGGAAGGAATCTGTGATCAGCAATCTCTCCCACCTCGATTTTTCAGGAAGCTACCTTCAAATCCATGTCAAT ACCGGTGATGATGACAACGAAGACATTGACTATGAAGTGATCAGACGAGTGAAGACACATGCAGGAATGTCCTCATTTAATTCATTCACAAAGCCTACAAAAGTGGGCTCTATTAATACAATCCAATCAGAGATTGGACTGCAAATGCTTAAGCCAAAGAAGCAGAGTTTCTGGAAGAGATTCAGTTCCATCATGGACCTGGACATCCTTCGCGATCGCATCTATCTCAACATTCTGTTCGGTCTGTCGATCTTCTATGTCGCTGAGATGAACTTCAAAATGGTCACGCCCTTCTTTCTGGCCAATCTCGGCTACCCAAAGGCCGACGTAGCCTTCTGCTTATCCATCACAGCGATCACAGACATCCTGGCTCGTGTGATCTTGCCACCAATCTGTGATCGTCTTGTGATACCCAAGAGGCATGTCTTCATGGTGGCTATCTTCTTTGTTGGCATCACTCGATCCA TCATCGCAGAACAAACTGGCTGGACTCAATTGATCGTCTGGCTGTCGATATCGGGCTTCTTTCGAGGAGCAGCTCTCAGCAACTTCACCCTCACCGTCTCAGAGTACTGCACCCTAGAAAAACTGCCTGCAGCCTTTGGTTGGCACATGGTAGGCAAGGCGATCTTTGTGGTGGCCTTAGGACCTCTAATCGGTGTCATTCGTGACATTACGGGCAGCTATCCGATCTGCATACATGCTCAAACCTTCTGCATTATGATGTGTTGTACAGCATGGACGATAGAGCTCATTTGGAAGTATTTCAGCCAGAAAATGGCAACGGTGCCAGAGAAGTAG